The following are encoded together in the bacterium genome:
- the pbpC gene encoding penicillin-binding protein 1C, producing MRWVIAAGVIASGIGAGLAALYLTRPAVPAFATVHAEHRPSDVRLLDRDGVVLHERRTDPSRRRLDWVPLGDVSPALRAAVLTAEDRHFRTHRGVDWPALVRGLLRRRGASTVTMQVAALVDPALRVHRGPRGPRAKWRQIRVARALERAWSKDEILETYLNLVTFRGELVGVGAAAGVLFGKAPHGLDAAESVTLAALLRAPAAARERLTQRGAALGAAMAPPVAAGAVARAVATALTAPVGGRPAPAWAPHVARRLLPSGAVRADVHSTLSAPLQRAAVTALRRNLLAVRARGVEDGAVLVVDNRSGDVLAYVGSSGALSRAPHVDGVVARRQAGSALKPFLYGLALEQRLLTPATLLEDAPLEIATAQGLYRPRNYDERHRGLVSVRTALGASLNTPAVRVLELLGGEPFLARLRALGFAGLTRPATHYGPSLALGSADVSLWELVGAYRGLATGGLASPLRLTGDEAPAPTRVLAADATFLVAQVLADREGRSPTFGLESVLATPGWSAVKTGTSKDMRDNWCVGFSARVTVGVWVGNFSGAPMHDVSGVTGAAPIWAELMAAIQRDAPSRPPEPPAGVVSVAVTFPRDLEPARPEWFLAGTETRMAGARALAGAPPRIRTPTAGTRIALDPDVPAGHQRLLLEADTGDRPLRWRLDGQDLGPAHAPRLWEPRPGRHVLALVDAASRTLDEVAFEVRGR from the coding sequence ATGCGATGGGTGATCGCCGCGGGCGTGATCGCGAGCGGGATCGGCGCCGGCCTCGCGGCCCTCTACCTCACGCGTCCCGCGGTGCCGGCGTTCGCGACCGTGCACGCCGAGCACCGGCCGTCGGACGTGCGCCTGCTCGATCGCGACGGCGTCGTGCTGCACGAGCGGCGCACCGATCCGTCGCGGCGGCGGCTCGACTGGGTGCCGCTCGGCGACGTCTCGCCCGCCCTCCGGGCGGCGGTGCTCACCGCCGAGGACCGGCACTTCCGGACGCATCGGGGCGTCGACTGGCCGGCGTTGGTGCGCGGGCTCCTGCGCCGGCGTGGCGCCAGCACCGTCACCATGCAGGTGGCGGCCCTCGTCGACCCGGCGCTGCGCGTCCACCGTGGCCCGCGCGGGCCGCGTGCGAAGTGGCGCCAGATCCGCGTCGCGCGGGCGCTCGAGCGGGCCTGGAGCAAGGACGAGATCCTGGAGACGTATCTCAACCTCGTCACCTTCCGCGGCGAGCTGGTCGGCGTGGGCGCGGCGGCGGGCGTGCTCTTCGGCAAGGCGCCGCACGGGCTCGACGCGGCGGAGAGCGTGACCCTGGCCGCGCTGCTGCGCGCCCCGGCCGCCGCGCGCGAGCGGCTGACGCAGCGGGGCGCGGCGCTGGGCGCGGCGATGGCGCCGCCCGTCGCCGCCGGCGCCGTCGCGCGCGCGGTGGCCACGGCGCTGACCGCGCCGGTGGGCGGCCGGCCGGCGCCGGCGTGGGCGCCGCACGTGGCCCGTCGCCTGCTGCCCAGCGGGGCGGTCCGGGCCGACGTGCACAGCACGCTGTCGGCTCCGCTCCAGCGCGCGGCCGTGACGGCGCTGCGCCGCAACCTCCTCGCGGTGCGAGCGCGCGGCGTCGAGGACGGCGCCGTGCTGGTGGTCGACAACCGCAGCGGCGACGTGCTCGCCTACGTCGGCTCGAGCGGTGCGCTGTCGCGCGCCCCGCACGTCGACGGCGTGGTCGCGCGCCGTCAGGCGGGCTCGGCGCTGAAGCCGTTCCTCTACGGGCTCGCGCTCGAGCAGCGCCTGCTGACGCCGGCCACCCTGCTCGAGGACGCCCCGCTCGAGATCGCCACCGCGCAGGGGCTCTACCGCCCGCGCAACTACGACGAGCGCCATCGCGGTCTCGTCTCGGTGCGCACGGCGCTCGGCGCATCGCTCAACACGCCGGCCGTGCGCGTCCTCGAGCTGCTCGGCGGCGAGCCCTTCCTGGCGCGTCTGCGTGCGCTCGGCTTCGCGGGGCTGACGCGCCCGGCGACGCACTACGGCCCCTCGCTCGCGCTCGGCTCGGCGGACGTCTCCCTGTGGGAGCTGGTGGGCGCCTATCGCGGGCTCGCGACCGGCGGGCTCGCGAGCCCGCTGCGCCTCACCGGCGACGAGGCGCCGGCGCCGACGCGCGTCCTCGCCGCCGACGCCACCTTCCTCGTCGCCCAGGTCCTCGCCGACCGCGAGGGACGCAGCCCGACCTTCGGGCTGGAGAGCGTGCTCGCGACGCCCGGCTGGAGCGCCGTCAAGACCGGCACCAGCAAGGACATGCGCGACAACTGGTGCGTCGGCTTCTCCGCTCGCGTCACCGTCGGCGTCTGGGTGGGGAACTTCTCCGGCGCGCCGATGCACGACGTCAGCGGCGTCACCGGGGCCGCGCCGATCTGGGCGGAGCTGATGGCCGCGATCCAGCGCGACGCGCCGAGCCGGCCGCCGGAGCCACCGGCGGGCGTGGTGTCGGTCGCCGTCACCTTCCCGCGCGACCTCGAGCCGGCGCGCCCGGAGTGGTTCCTCGCCGGCACCGAGACGCGGATGGCGGGCGCACGGGCGCTGGCCGGAGCCCCGCCGCGCATCCGCACGCCCACCGCGGGGACGCGGATCGCGCTCGATCCGGACGTCCCGGCCGGCCATCAGCGGCTGCTGCTCGAGGCCGACACCGGGGACCGGCCGCTGCGCTGGCGGCTCGACGGGCAGGACCTCGGGCCGGCGCACGCGCCGCGGCTCTGGGAGCCCCGCCCGGGGCGGCACGTCCTGGCGCTGGTCGACGCCGCGTCCCGCACGTTGGACGAGGTGGCGTTCGAGGTCCGCGGCCGCTGA
- a CDS encoding MerR family transcriptional regulator, whose product MAEMTIGEVARRSGLRPSALRWYEQIGLLAAPARCGGRRRYAASVLGELAAIRVACGAGFTLAEIRALRGGPYASPSTAWRALAPAKLAELRARIAAAQAMARLVRRGLRCRCRTLATCTLLRARPQLSAAPGRAARARPGSRR is encoded by the coding sequence ATGGCGGAGATGACGATCGGCGAGGTCGCCCGGCGCAGCGGGCTGCGGCCGTCGGCGCTGCGCTGGTACGAGCAGATCGGGTTGCTGGCGGCGCCGGCGCGCTGCGGCGGCCGGCGGCGCTACGCTGCGTCGGTGCTGGGCGAGCTGGCAGCGATCCGCGTCGCCTGCGGCGCGGGCTTCACCCTCGCCGAGATCCGGGCGCTGCGCGGCGGCCCGTACGCGTCGCCGTCTACCGCCTGGCGGGCGCTCGCGCCGGCGAAGCTGGCCGAGCTCCGGGCGCGCATCGCCGCCGCGCAGGCGATGGCGCGCCTCGTGCGTCGCGGGCTGCGCTGCCGCTGCCGCACGCTCGCGACCTGTACGCTGCTGCGTGCGCGCCCGCAGCTCAGCGCGGCTCCAGGACGAGCGGCCCGAGCACGGCCAGGGTCGCGACGATGA
- a CDS encoding DASS family sodium-coupled anion symporter — translation MGGPLSDAALSVDALDAGGGDDRLRRAIGLALAPLVFAGLWLAPLELSAPAHRLAAILGTVVVLWVTEAIPMVVTALLGVAAAVALGVAPAKEAFAAFADPLVFVFVGTFITARAIFFHGLDRRFAYGILALPFVEARPRRVLAAYVATGVLISMWISNTATVAMLYPIGLSLLTVLESRGATGPRYASALLLGASFAVAIGGLATPVGTPPNMIGLGFLRNEIAYDLPFFSWMALGVPVSAVLAVACVLLLGRTAPAGGRVEALAHAIAAERRALGPWTLGQVNALIAFAVTVLLWVAPGFMALAWGTQDPLYKAFTTYVPEPVAALIGASLLFVLPVDVRRLEFTLPWEEAVRIDWWIVFLYGGGLALGTMAFQTGLAEAMGRALVGLLGVHGELGLLAFSTAMATVLSETTSNTAAANMIVPIAIALAEAAGTDPVLPVLGASLGSSLGFMLPVSTPCNAIVYASGRIPLRDMMRRGIVMDVVGVVLIVATLAVLGPLVLEPR, via the coding sequence ATGGGTGGTCCGCTGAGCGACGCGGCGCTCTCCGTCGACGCGCTCGACGCCGGCGGCGGCGACGACCGCCTGCGGCGCGCGATCGGGCTCGCGCTCGCGCCGCTCGTCTTCGCGGGGCTGTGGCTCGCGCCGCTCGAGCTATCTGCGCCGGCGCATCGCCTCGCCGCGATCCTCGGTACGGTCGTCGTGCTGTGGGTCACCGAGGCCATCCCGATGGTGGTGACGGCGCTCCTCGGCGTCGCCGCGGCGGTGGCGCTCGGCGTGGCGCCGGCGAAGGAGGCCTTCGCGGCGTTCGCCGACCCGCTCGTCTTCGTCTTCGTCGGCACGTTCATCACCGCGCGCGCCATCTTCTTCCACGGGCTCGATCGGCGCTTCGCCTACGGCATCCTCGCCCTGCCCTTCGTCGAGGCCCGCCCGCGCCGCGTGCTCGCGGCCTACGTGGCCACCGGCGTCCTGATCTCGATGTGGATCAGCAACACGGCGACGGTGGCGATGCTCTACCCGATCGGGCTGTCGCTGCTCACCGTGCTGGAGTCGCGCGGCGCGACCGGCCCGCGCTACGCCAGCGCGCTGCTGCTCGGCGCGTCGTTCGCGGTCGCGATCGGCGGCCTGGCCACGCCGGTCGGCACGCCGCCGAACATGATCGGGCTCGGCTTCCTGCGCAACGAGATCGCCTACGACCTGCCGTTCTTCTCCTGGATGGCGCTCGGCGTGCCGGTGAGCGCGGTGCTGGCCGTCGCCTGCGTGCTGCTCCTCGGTCGCACGGCGCCGGCGGGCGGCCGCGTCGAGGCGCTCGCGCACGCCATCGCCGCGGAGCGGCGGGCGCTCGGGCCGTGGACGCTCGGGCAGGTGAACGCGCTGATCGCCTTCGCCGTGACCGTGCTCCTCTGGGTCGCGCCCGGCTTCATGGCCCTCGCCTGGGGCACGCAGGACCCGCTCTACAAGGCGTTCACGACCTACGTGCCCGAGCCGGTGGCGGCGCTGATCGGCGCTTCGCTGCTCTTCGTCCTCCCCGTCGACGTGCGCCGGCTCGAGTTCACGCTGCCGTGGGAGGAGGCCGTCCGCATCGATTGGTGGATCGTGTTCCTCTACGGCGGCGGGCTGGCGCTCGGCACGATGGCGTTCCAGACCGGCCTCGCCGAGGCGATGGGACGCGCCCTCGTCGGGCTCCTCGGCGTGCACGGCGAGCTCGGGCTGCTCGCGTTCTCCACGGCGATGGCCACCGTGCTGTCGGAGACGACGAGCAACACCGCGGCGGCGAACATGATCGTGCCGATCGCCATCGCGCTGGCCGAGGCGGCGGGGACGGATCCCGTGCTGCCCGTATTGGGCGCGTCGCTGGGGTCGTCGCTCGGCTTCATGCTGCCCGTGTCGACGCCGTGCAACGCCATCGTCTACGCGTCCGGCCGTATCCCGCTGCGCGACATGATGCGCCGCGGGATCGTGATGGACGTCGTGGGCGTGGTGCTCATCGTCGCGACCCTGGCCGTGCTCGGGCCGCTCGTCCTGGAGCCGCGCTGA